The region TGCAGGTGCGCGATTCGAGCGCGGCTCTCTCCACCCAGGTTGCGGGCAACGCCACCAGCGTGGAAGCGGGCCCCACCGGTATTACCGAAATCTTCGTCGCCAGCCTCACCGACGATGACATGCTCTCTTCGGGCACGGGCACTTCCATCAACCGTGAGCCGGTTCTCTCCGCCGACGGGCGCTTCGTCGCATTCGAATCGCTGGCGTCCGATCTGGTAATGGGCGATACCAACGGCACACTGGATGTGTTCGTCCGTGACATCGTTGCCGGAACGACCGAAATCATGAACGTCTCCAGCAGCGAAGAGCTCGGCGACAGCAACTCATGCTACCCGGCAATTTCGGCCGACGGACGCTACGTGGCGTTCAATTCCGACGCATCCAATGTCGTGCCCGGCGACACCAACGACGCCGAAGACCTGATCCTGCGCGACCGCCAGGAGGGGACGACCATCCTGATTTCGCGCGGCATGAATGACCAGCCCGCCGACGAACGCAGCGATTACCCCGAGATGAGCGCCGACGGCCGCTACATCGCCTTCCACTCGGGTGCATCCAATCTTGTTCCCGACGACACCAACGAGGCCTACGACATCTTCGTTTTCGACATGGTCGATGAAACCCTCGAGCGCGTCAGCGTTGCGAGCGACGGGAGCCAGGGCCTCCGCTCTCCGGGGGATAACAACACACGTGCCTCCGAAATTCCGGACATCAGCGACGATGGTCGCTACGTGGTTTTCCACTCGAGGTTCGTGAACCTGGTTCCGGGCGATACCAACGGCGCGCGCGACGTGTTCGTACGGGATCGCGTGGCGGGAACCACCGAACGGGTGAGCGTGAGCAGCGACGGCGCGCAGGCGGTGGGCGGCGACAGCCGTGACGTGGCCATGTCGGGCGATGGACGTTACGTGGCCTTCGGATCGACCGCCTCCAACCTGGTTCCCAATGACACCAACGGCGATTCCGACATTTTCCTTCGCGACCGGCAGATGGGCACGACGATTCTCATCAGCGTCGATTCCGACGAAAATCCGGTCGAAGGCAGCAGCGTCCGGCCCTCCATCTCAGAGGATGGCACCCGCATCATCTTCGAATCCCGCTCGGGTGATTTCGATGTGACCGATACCAACGGCGAGCTCGACATCTACCTACGTGAT is a window of Chrysiogenia bacterium DNA encoding:
- a CDS encoding PD40 domain-containing protein, with translation MKKQILSSAISLLVGLWLVLAGISSCGSDTAAAFLQLALGEPAPQGAIVSQTWDPFTVELHDAAGDLLDVDGLPVTLSLDTGTGNLTGTLTQSTSGGVASFDDLSYDAVEDITLSVEASGLSALPLPIVVTKAPDALVFVKEPSMTAQVNQPFSFFVVEVQDVDGRRVYADTNRELVLEPMGMPMGALSGSHTRSVDYGRLVYSDIRYDEVESITLQVRDSSAALSTQVAGNATSVEAGPTGITEIFVASLTDDDMLSSGTGTSINREPVLSADGRFVAFESLASDLVMGDTNGTLDVFVRDIVAGTTEIMNVSSSEELGDSNSCYPAISADGRYVAFNSDASNVVPGDTNDAEDLILRDRQEGTTILISRGMNDQPADERSDYPEMSADGRYIAFHSGASNLVPDDTNEAYDIFVFDMVDETLERVSVASDGSQGLRSPGDNNTRASEIPDISDDGRYVVFHSRFVNLVPGDTNGARDVFVRDRVAGTTERVSVSSDGAQAVGGDSRDVAMSGDGRYVAFGSTASNLVPNDTNGDSDIFLRDRQMGTTILISVDSDENPVEGSSVRPSISEDGTRIIFESRSGDFDVTDTNGELDIYLRDLDAGTTTRLSVGTMGEDANSGERNWINYISPDGNFAAWEAYSDDIASGDNNGISDILMVPIP